From the genome of Fundulus heteroclitus isolate FHET01 chromosome 7, MU-UCD_Fhet_4.1, whole genome shotgun sequence, one region includes:
- the LOC105938937 gene encoding sterol 26-hydroxylase, mitochondrial yields MAACLSRRSLSGKSVWLSPSSPSLKSHVCSRKVGRGPSAPGALSALQDKPRTVEDLPRVSFLEMVYRMVFQGYHNRLHELQLYEKQLYGPIYRSGLQSVSVNSPQLLEELMRKDEKFPSRGDMTLWTEYRDMRGFGYGPFTEEGERWYKLRAVLNKRMLHPRDSAQYSGVINDVVSDFVKRINHLRGASPTGDLVTDISNKLYLFSLEGIASILFETRLGCLEEEIPAGTQEFIHSIAQMFSYSMAVVMSPKWSRSLLPFWGRYIAGWEGIFGFAKTLIDKKMEDIQQRVDNNQDVEGEYLTYLLSNTQMSTKDVYGSIAELLLAGVDTTSNTLTWALYQLSRNPDIQDRLYEEVSTLVPADRIPSAAEVTRMPFLRAVIKETLRMYPVVPMNARIISEKPFSVGGYQFPKKTAFTFCHYAISHDESVFPESFRFKPERWLRDGRPRPNPFGSIPFGYGVRGCVGRRIAELEMYLVLFRLIQRFEVKPNPTTGELKSINRTVLVPDKQLDLHFVDRV; encoded by the exons ATGGCTGCGTGCTTGTCGCGAAGATCGCTGTCAGGGAAATCCGTCTGGCTGTCGCCTTCGAGCCCCTCTTTAAAAAGCCATGTGTGCAGCAGGAAGGTGGGCAGGGGCCCCTCTGCTCCCGGGGCCCTCTCTGCCCTGCAGGACAAACCTCGGACGGTGGAGGACCTCCCTCGCGTCAGCTTCTTGGAGATGGTGTACAGGATGGTGTTTCAGGGTTACCACAACCGTCTGCACGAGCTGCAG CTTTATGAGAAGCAGCTGTATGGACCCATCTACCGAAGCGGACTCCAGTCGGTGTCGGTGAACTCCCCTCAGCTGCTGGAGGAACTCATGAGGAAGGATGAGAAGTTTCCCTCCAGAGGAGACATGACTCTGTGGACCGAGTACCGCGATATGAGAGGATTTGGCTACGGGCCCTTCACAGA GGAAGGGGAGCGCTGGTACAAACTGAGGGCGGTTCTCAACAAGCGGATGCTCCATCCCAGGGATTCTGCTCAGTACTCAGGGGTGATCAACGACGTGGTTTCAGACTTCGTAAAAAGGATCAACCATCTACGTGGAGCCAGCCCAACAGGGGATCTCGTCACTGACATTTCCAACAAGCTGTATCTGTTTTCACTGGAAG GTATTGCCTCCATACTGTTTGAGACAAGGCTCGGCTGTCTGGAAGAGGAGATCCCTGCTGGCACCCAAGAATTCATCCACTCCATCGCTCAGATGTTCTCCTACAGCATGGCTGTGGTGATGAGTCCCAAGTGGAGCCGCAGCCTGCTGCCGTTCTGGGGACGCTACATCGCCGGCTGGGAAGGCATCTTTGGCTTTG CTAAAACGTTAATCGACAAGAAGATGGAGGACATCCAGCAGCGGGTGGACAACAACCAGGATGTGGAGGGTGAATATCTAACGTACCTCCTGTCAAACACCCAGATGAGCACTAAAGACGTCTACGGCAGCATCGCCGAGCTTCTCTTAGCCGGAGTGGACACG ACCTCCAACACCCTCACATGGGCTTTGTACCAGCTGTCAAGGAACCCAGACATCCAGGACAGACTTTATGAAGAAGTTTCCACGCTGGTACCAGCGGACCGAATCCCCTCCGCTGCAGAAGTCACTCGGATGCCGTTTTTACGAGCTGTGATCAAGGAAACTCTTAG GATGTACCCCGTGGTTCCTATGAATGCAAGGATTATATCAGAAAAACCCTTTTCTGTTGGTGGATATCAGTTTCCAAAGAAA ACTGCGTTCACGTTCTGCCACTATGCCATCAGTCACGATGAGAGCGTCTTTCCTGAGTCGTTCAGATTCAAGCCGGAGAGGTGGCTCCGTGACGGCCGCCCGAGGCCAAACCCCTTTGGCTCCATCCCGTTTGGCTACGGAGTTCGAGGCTGCGTTGGCCGCAggattgcagaacttgagatGTATTTAGTTCTGTTTCGG CTTATTCAGCGGTTTGAAGTCAAACCAAACCCGACAACCGGGGAGCTGAAAAGCATCAATCGTACCGTTCTGGTTCCAGATAAACAGCTGGACCTGCATTTTGTGGACAGAGTATGA
- the LOC118563782 gene encoding sterol 26-hydroxylase, mitochondrial-like, whose product MAAWLSRRALSGSRQLLRFSVSEGHVCSRGVARTSSLLQDKLRTVEDLPRVSALEMLYRILFQGYYHCLHELQVYEKQLYGPIYINGRKAVSVTTAQLLEELMRQDDKFPTRGDVSLWTEYREMRGLGYGPLTEEGERWYNLRAVLNKRMLHPRDSAQYSGVINDVVSDFVKRIKHLRRASPTGDLVTDVSNRFYLFSLEGIASILFETRLGCLTGEIPAGTQKFINSISQMFSSSIGVAIFPKWSRNLLPYWKRYITSWDGIFGFAKTLIDNKLEDIEQRVENSQNVESEYLTYLLSNTKISTKDVYASVTELLLAGVDTTSNTLTWALYQLSKNPEVQDRLYEEVSTLVPADRIPSAAEVTRMPFLRAVIKETLRMYPVVSINSRIINEKPISVGGYLFPKKTCFTLCHYAISHDENIFPEPFRFKPERWLRDGRPRPNPFGSIPFGHGVRGCVGRRIAELEMYLVLFRLIREFEIKPNPPMDELKIFSRSVLVPNKQLDLHFVDRG is encoded by the exons ATGGCTGCCTGGCTGTCACGGAGAGCCCTGTCTGGCAGCCGGCAGCTGCTGCGGTTCTCCGTTTCTGAAGGCCACGTCTGCTCCAGAGGGGTGGCAAGGACCTCCTCTCTCCTGCAGGACAAGCTGAGGACAGTGGAGGACCTCCCTCGTGTCAGCGCCCTGGAGATGCTTTACAGGATCCTATTCCAGGGTTACTACCATTGTCTGCACGAGCTGCAG GTCTACGAGAAGCAGCTGTATGGACCCATCTACATAAATGGACGTAAGGCGGTGTCTGTGACCACCGctcagctgctggaggagctgATGAGGCAGGATGACAAGTTTCCCACCAGAGGAGACGTGTCTCTGTGGACGGAGTACCGCGAGATGAGAGGATTAGGCTACGGCCCGTTGACAGA GGAAGGAGAACGCTGGTACAACCTGAGGGCGGTTCTCAACAAGCGGATGCTCCATCCCAGGGATTCTGCTCAGTACTCTGGGGTGATCAACGACGTGGTTTCAGACTTCGTAAAAAGGATCAAACATCTACGTCGAGCCAGCCCAACAGGGGATCTCGTCACTGACGTTTCTAATAGGTTTTACCTATTTTCATTGGAAG GCATTGCGTCCATACTGTTTGAGACGAGGCTCGGCTGTCTGACAGGGGAGATTCCTGCTGGGACCCAAAAATTCATTAACTCCATCTCTCagatgttctccagcagcataGGTGTGGCAATATTTCCGAAATGGAGCCGCAATCTGCTTCCCTACTGGAAGCGCTACATCACCAGCTGGGATGGCATCTTCGGTTTTG CTAAAACTTTGATCGACAATAAGCTGGAGGACATTGAGCAGCGAGTGGAAAACAGCCAGAATGTGGAGAGTGAATACCTAACATACCTCCTGTCAAACACCAAGATAAGCACCAAAGATGTCTACGCCAGCGTCACGGAGCTTCTCTTAGCCGGAGTGGACACG ACCTCCAACACCCTCACATGGGCTTTGTACCAGCTGTCCAAGAACCCAGAAGTCCAGGACAGACTTTATGAAGAAGTTTCCACGCTGGTACCGGCAGACCGAATCCCCTCTGCTGCTGAAGTCACTCGGATGCCGTTTTTACGAGCTGTGATCAAGGAAACTCTCAG GATGTACCCTGTGGTTTCTATAAATTCAAGGATCATCAATGAAAAGCCTATTTCTGTTGGTGGATATCTTTTTCCAAAGAAG aCTTGCTTCACACTCTGCCACTACGCCATCAGTCATGATGAGAACATCTTCCCAGAACCGTTCAGATTCAAGCCGGAGAGGTGGCTCCGTGACGGCCGCCCGAGGCCAAACCCCTTTGGCTCCATCCCGTTTGGCCACGGAGTTCGAGGCTGCGTTGGCCGCAGGATTGCAGAACTCGAGATGTATTTAGTTCTGTTTCGA cTTATTCGGGAGTTTGAAATCAAACCCAACCCTCCCATGGACGAGCTAAAGATCTTCAGTCGGTCGGTTTTGGTTCCTAACAAGCAACTGGACCTGCACTTTGTGGACAGAGGATGA